The following proteins come from a genomic window of Sander vitreus isolate 19-12246 chromosome 14, sanVit1, whole genome shotgun sequence:
- the fbxl2 gene encoding F-box/LRR-repeat protein 2 isoform X2, with protein MNGITKGRFEVFSNSDEAPINKKLPKELLLRIFSYLDVVTLCRCGQVSKAWNVLALDGSNWQKIDLFNFQTDIEGRVVENISKRCGGFLRQLSLRGCLSVGDAAMKTFAQNCRNIEVLNLNGCTKITDSTCLSLSKFCYKLKQLDLTSCVSISNHSLKALSDGCRMLEMLNLSWCDQITRDGIEALARGCNGLRALFLRGCTQLEDGALKHLQKHCPELTTINMQSCTITDEGLVSLCRGCHKLQILCVSGCSNITDASLTAMGLNCPRLKILEAARCSHVTDAGFTVLARNCHELEKMDLEECILVTDNTLVQLSIHCPRLQALSLSHCELITDDGIRALSSSTCGQERLTVVELDNCPLITDVTLEHLKSCHRLERIELYDCQQVTRAGIKRIRAHLPEIKVHAYFAPVTPPPSVHGGGQRLCRCCIIL; from the exons ATGAACGGTATCACCAAGGGCCGGTTCGAG GTGTTCTCAAACAGCGATGAAGCCCCCATTAACAAAAAGCTCCCCAAAGAGCTTCTTCTCAG AATATTTTCCTATCTAGATGTGGTTACACTCTGTAGGTGTGGTCAAGTGTCCAAG GCGTGGAATGTCCTGGCCCTAGATGGCAGTAACTGGCAGAAGATTGACTTGTTCAACTTCCAGACAGACATAGAG gggcGGGTGGTGGAGAACATTTCGAAGCGTTGTGGAGGCTTCCTGAGGCAGCTGAGCCTCAGGGGCTGCCTGAGCGTGGGAGATGCCGCCATGAA GACATTTGCTCAGAACTGCAGAAACATCGAAGTGTTGAACCTAAACGGCTGCACCAAGATCACAGACAGCACCTGTCTCAGCCTCAGCAAGTTTTGCTACAAACTCAAACAGCTAGATCTCACCTCCTGTGTGTCCATCAGCAACCACTCTCTCAAGGCCCTCAG CGATGGCTGCAGAATGCTGGAGATGTTGAACCTGTCATGGTGTGACCAGATCACACGTGATGGCATTGAGGCTCTGGCTAGAGGCTGCAATGGTTTACGAGCACTGTTCCTCAGAGGCTGCACACAG CTGGAAGATGGAGCATTGAAACACCTTCAGAAACACTGCCCAGAACTCACCACCATCAATATGCAGTCTTGTACA ATAACAGATGAAGGCCTGGTCAGTCTGTGCCGAGGCTGCCACAAGCTACAGATCCTTTGTGTGTCTGGCTGCAGTAACATCACTGACGCCTCCCTCACTGCAATGGGACTCAACTGTCCCCGACTCAA gaTCCTTGAAGCTGCACGATGCTCCCATGTTACGGATGCTGGGTTCACTGTACTGGCCAGA AATTGTCATGAGCTTGAAAAAATGGACTTAGAAGAATGTATTTTG GTGACAGATAACACTCTGGTTCAGCTGTCTATCCACTGCCCTCGCCTGCAAGCACTG TCCCTGTCCCACTGCGAGCTGATCACAGATGATGGCATTAGAGCTCTGAGCAGCAGTACCTGTGGCCAAGAGCGCCTCACCGTGGTGGAGCTGGACAACTGCCCCCTCATTACTGATGTGACCCTGGAGCACCTGAAGAGCTGCCATCGACTGGAGCGCATTGAGCTCTATGACTGTCAGCAAGTCACCAGGGCTGGCATCAAACGCATCCGG GCCCACCTTCCAGAGATCAAGGTCCACGCCTACTTTGCCCCAGTGACACCTCCTCCATCTGTACATGGAGGTGGCCAGCGTCTGTGCCGCTGCTGCATCATCCTCTGA
- the fbxl2 gene encoding F-box/LRR-repeat protein 2 isoform X1, giving the protein MNGITKGRFEVFSNSDEAPINKKLPKELLLRIFSYLDVVTLCRCGQVSKAWNVLALDGSNWQKIDLFNFQTDIEGRVVENISKRCGGFLRQLSLRGCLSVGDAAMKTFAQNCRNIEVLNLNGCTKITDSTCLSLSKFCYKLKQLDLTSCVSISNHSLKALSDGCRMLEMLNLSWCDQITRDGIEALARGCNGLRALFLRGCTQLEDGALKHLQKHCPELTTINMQSCTQITDEGLVSLCRGCHKLQILCVSGCSNITDASLTAMGLNCPRLKILEAARCSHVTDAGFTVLARNCHELEKMDLEECILVTDNTLVQLSIHCPRLQALSLSHCELITDDGIRALSSSTCGQERLTVVELDNCPLITDVTLEHLKSCHRLERIELYDCQQVTRAGIKRIRAHLPEIKVHAYFAPVTPPPSVHGGGQRLCRCCIIL; this is encoded by the exons ATGAACGGTATCACCAAGGGCCGGTTCGAG GTGTTCTCAAACAGCGATGAAGCCCCCATTAACAAAAAGCTCCCCAAAGAGCTTCTTCTCAG AATATTTTCCTATCTAGATGTGGTTACACTCTGTAGGTGTGGTCAAGTGTCCAAG GCGTGGAATGTCCTGGCCCTAGATGGCAGTAACTGGCAGAAGATTGACTTGTTCAACTTCCAGACAGACATAGAG gggcGGGTGGTGGAGAACATTTCGAAGCGTTGTGGAGGCTTCCTGAGGCAGCTGAGCCTCAGGGGCTGCCTGAGCGTGGGAGATGCCGCCATGAA GACATTTGCTCAGAACTGCAGAAACATCGAAGTGTTGAACCTAAACGGCTGCACCAAGATCACAGACAGCACCTGTCTCAGCCTCAGCAAGTTTTGCTACAAACTCAAACAGCTAGATCTCACCTCCTGTGTGTCCATCAGCAACCACTCTCTCAAGGCCCTCAG CGATGGCTGCAGAATGCTGGAGATGTTGAACCTGTCATGGTGTGACCAGATCACACGTGATGGCATTGAGGCTCTGGCTAGAGGCTGCAATGGTTTACGAGCACTGTTCCTCAGAGGCTGCACACAG CTGGAAGATGGAGCATTGAAACACCTTCAGAAACACTGCCCAGAACTCACCACCATCAATATGCAGTCTTGTACA CAGATAACAGATGAAGGCCTGGTCAGTCTGTGCCGAGGCTGCCACAAGCTACAGATCCTTTGTGTGTCTGGCTGCAGTAACATCACTGACGCCTCCCTCACTGCAATGGGACTCAACTGTCCCCGACTCAA gaTCCTTGAAGCTGCACGATGCTCCCATGTTACGGATGCTGGGTTCACTGTACTGGCCAGA AATTGTCATGAGCTTGAAAAAATGGACTTAGAAGAATGTATTTTG GTGACAGATAACACTCTGGTTCAGCTGTCTATCCACTGCCCTCGCCTGCAAGCACTG TCCCTGTCCCACTGCGAGCTGATCACAGATGATGGCATTAGAGCTCTGAGCAGCAGTACCTGTGGCCAAGAGCGCCTCACCGTGGTGGAGCTGGACAACTGCCCCCTCATTACTGATGTGACCCTGGAGCACCTGAAGAGCTGCCATCGACTGGAGCGCATTGAGCTCTATGACTGTCAGCAAGTCACCAGGGCTGGCATCAAACGCATCCGG GCCCACCTTCCAGAGATCAAGGTCCACGCCTACTTTGCCCCAGTGACACCTCCTCCATCTGTACATGGAGGTGGCCAGCGTCTGTGCCGCTGCTGCATCATCCTCTGA